From Armatimonadota bacterium, a single genomic window includes:
- a CDS encoding segregation/condensation protein A: MPGYTVTLPQFTGPLELLLTLAQQGQVDLREIPLGQIAEDYIAASGAAIDLEEATEVLWMLAAMIEMKSRLLVPKDEAPVEPLETEAPPSDLEERLEGQLQEYRAFKEVTTALRALEEYQRKVFARPREGEAGEVLLEGVTVDDLFRAFQQVLERAREQVGEIPAEEIKVADRMDAILDRLAQRPDGVAFAELFGERAGTLEVIVTFLALLELIKQRRVRVQQPRPFAPIRLALVTP, from the coding sequence ATGCCGGGTTACACCGTCACCCTGCCGCAGTTTACCGGCCCGCTGGAGCTGCTGCTCACCCTCGCCCAGCAGGGGCAGGTGGACCTGCGCGAGATCCCGCTGGGCCAGATTGCCGAAGACTATATCGCCGCATCCGGGGCGGCCATCGACCTGGAGGAAGCGACCGAGGTCCTGTGGATGCTGGCGGCGATGATCGAGATGAAGTCTCGCCTGCTGGTCCCCAAGGACGAAGCACCGGTGGAACCCCTCGAGACCGAAGCGCCTCCCTCCGATCTGGAAGAGCGGTTGGAGGGGCAACTGCAGGAGTACCGGGCGTTCAAGGAAGTGACGACCGCGCTGCGCGCGCTGGAAGAGTATCAGCGGAAGGTCTTCGCCCGCCCCCGGGAGGGGGAGGCCGGAGAGGTCCTCCTCGAGGGCGTCACCGTGGACGATCTGTTCCGCGCCTTCCAGCAGGTCCTGGAGCGCGCCCGGGAGCAGGTCGGCGAGATCCCGGCGGAGGAGATCAAGGTCGCCGACCGGATGGACGCCATCCTGGACCGTCTGGCGCAGCGGCCCGACGGCGTGGCGTTCGCCGAACTCTTCGGAGAGCGCGCCGGGACCCTGGAAGTCATCGTCACCTTTCTCGCGCTGCTCGAGCTGATCAAGCAGCGGCGCGTGAGGGTCCAGCAACCCAGGCCCTTTGCGCCGATCCGGCTGGCGCTGGTCACGCCATGA
- the scpB gene encoding SMC-Scp complex subunit ScpB, with the protein MRVEQEGAATTDEGASPSTVPGAEDRRHLKGAAECVLLVAAGPVTPQQLAETLGVPVDVAVDAVQELAADYAGRGLQIQNVAGGFQLCTRPEFAEYVQRFLRLDFQEPLSQAALETLAIVAYRQPVTRGEIELVRGVRSEHVLERLVARRLIREVGRKPTVGRPILYGTTEGFLRHFGLRDLSDLPPLRGNDPRAMLSGRTDRAEDEETPPAHTGPA; encoded by the coding sequence ATGAGGGTGGAACAGGAGGGAGCGGCCACGACCGACGAGGGGGCGTCCCCGTCCACCGTGCCCGGGGCGGAGGACCGCCGCCACCTGAAAGGTGCGGCCGAGTGTGTGCTGCTGGTGGCCGCGGGTCCGGTGACCCCGCAGCAGCTGGCGGAGACGCTGGGCGTGCCGGTCGATGTGGCCGTCGATGCCGTGCAGGAGCTCGCGGCCGATTATGCCGGTCGCGGGCTCCAGATCCAGAACGTGGCGGGGGGCTTCCAGCTCTGCACCCGGCCGGAGTTCGCGGAGTACGTCCAGCGCTTCCTGCGACTGGACTTCCAGGAGCCCCTGTCGCAGGCGGCGCTGGAGACTCTGGCCATCGTCGCCTACCGTCAGCCGGTCACCCGCGGCGAGATCGAACTCGTCCGGGGCGTGCGCAGCGAGCATGTGCTGGAGCGCCTCGTGGCGCGCCGCCTCATCCGTGAGGTGGGACGCAAACCGACGGTCGGCCGCCCCATCCTCTACGGCACCACGGAGGGGTTCCTGCGTCACTTCGGCCTGCGGGACCTGTCCGACCTCCCCCCGCTTCGGGGCAACGACCCCCGGGCCATGCTATCCGGTCGGACCGACCGCGCCGAGGATGAGGAGACGCCCCCCGCGCACACCGGGCCCGCCTGA
- a CDS encoding site-2 protease family protein has product MRPLGLADLLPVLVALVVAATVHEFAHAFVADRLGDPTPRSRGRLTLNPLAHLDPVGSLMILLFRFGWAKPVEINPARFRDPRRGTILVAVAGPLANVTLLFVLGVPYKAGLMDPGGTVFDPFLLTTIWINAMLAVFNLIPVPPLDGSKIVLGLLPPAWAARYARLHPLGVLVLLALVLTNAVAGVVLVPMRWLMAQATGGGIF; this is encoded by the coding sequence ATGCGCCCACTCGGCCTCGCCGATCTCTTGCCCGTGCTGGTGGCGCTGGTCGTCGCGGCGACGGTGCACGAGTTCGCCCACGCCTTTGTCGCCGACCGGCTCGGTGATCCCACGCCGAGGAGCCGGGGCCGGCTCACCCTGAACCCTCTGGCGCACCTCGATCCGGTCGGATCCCTGATGATCCTGCTGTTCCGCTTCGGCTGGGCCAAGCCGGTGGAGATCAACCCGGCGCGCTTCCGTGACCCGCGCCGCGGCACGATCCTGGTGGCCGTGGCAGGCCCGCTGGCCAACGTGACCCTGCTCTTCGTGCTGGGCGTCCCCTACAAAGCCGGGCTGATGGATCCGGGGGGCACGGTCTTCGACCCTTTCCTCCTGACGACGATCTGGATCAACGCCATGCTGGCCGTCTTCAACCTCATCCCCGTCCCGCCCCTGGACGGCTCGAAGATCGTCCTGGGACTGCTGCCCCCGGCCTGGGCCGCGCGCTACGCCCGGCTGCACCCCCTCGGCGTGCTGGTGCTGCTGGCGCTGGTGCTGACCAACGCGGTGGCAGGGGTCGTGCTGGTGCCCATGCGCTGGTTGATGGCGCAGGCCACCGGCGGAGGGATCTTCTGA
- a CDS encoding cobalamin B12-binding domain-containing protein: MAEKIRIIIAKPGLDGHDRGAKVVARALRDAGFEVIYTGLHQTPEMIVNAAIQEDADAIGLSILSGAHMTLFPRVVALLRERGAGDIVVFGGGIIPEEDIPALRAAGVAEIFTPGTSLETIVRWVREHVRPRGVRA, translated from the coding sequence ATGGCCGAGAAGATCCGCATCATCATCGCCAAGCCCGGGCTGGACGGTCACGACCGCGGCGCCAAGGTAGTGGCGCGGGCCTTGCGCGACGCCGGCTTTGAAGTGATCTACACCGGGCTCCACCAGACGCCGGAGATGATCGTCAACGCGGCCATCCAGGAAGACGCCGACGCCATCGGCCTCTCCATCCTCTCCGGCGCCCACATGACCCTGTTTCCCCGCGTCGTGGCCCTGCTCAGAGAACGGGGGGCCGGAGACATCGTCGTCTTCGGCGGCGGGATCATCCCCGAAGAGGACATCCCGGCGCTGCGGGCGGCCGGCGTGGCCGAGATCTTCACCCCCGGCACGTCGCTGGAGACCATCGTGCGCTGGGTGCGGGAGCACGTGCGGCCGCGGGGCGTGCGGGCCTGA
- a CDS encoding SLC13 family permease: MTSAGYLTVGALAAAIAAFAAGRWRPDAVAVLALLALILFRVLDPRAAFAGFGSPVLVAVGAVFVVSAALERTGVASALGRRLVRLAGASEVLLILSLGGVAGLLSGVMNSIGAMAVLLPAAMAAAREAGVSPSRLLLPLALGTRLGGNLTLIAGPSNLIASRILADHGLRPLGFFELLPIGGPFLLAGLAFIALIGRRWLPSAAPAEYRRRRKWSELYRLGERLFEICVAPNSPLAGRTLEEAALGSAWGVTVLSITRHRRRVVAPSPQDRVLPGDLLLVQGRLDDLLRSGRLSRDDVRERDSVEVDGLESPEVRVVEVILAPRSSLVGKTLREVDFREKYGVNVLAIWREGRPRRTGLVDLPVQLGDALLVQGRRDRLRLLGNDPDFLVLEPEETLPPRPARAPWAVGALLLMILLGTAGVEIAVAALTAAVVVVAGCLSAEEVYQFVDWRSLVFIGAMLPFSTALTATGAADQIVRGVLAAVGGGTLPALVVLLAVGIVANQVMPSVAATVLLAPVAVQIASTTGGNPHAFVMAVIAATGTTFTPISNPVNLLVMGPGGYRLADYVRLGLPLALLLGGLSLLLIPLLWPLR, encoded by the coding sequence GTGACCTCGGCGGGGTATCTCACCGTCGGCGCCCTGGCCGCCGCCATTGCGGCCTTCGCCGCGGGTCGGTGGCGGCCCGACGCCGTCGCCGTCCTCGCCCTGCTCGCCCTGATCCTCTTCCGCGTCCTCGACCCCCGTGCTGCGTTCGCCGGGTTCGGGTCTCCTGTCCTGGTGGCCGTCGGCGCCGTCTTCGTGGTGAGCGCCGCTCTGGAACGGACCGGAGTCGCCTCCGCCCTGGGCCGCCGCCTGGTGCGCCTGGCCGGAGCCAGCGAGGTCCTCCTCATTCTCTCCCTTGGCGGCGTGGCCGGCCTGCTCTCGGGCGTCATGAACAGCATCGGCGCCATGGCCGTTCTGCTGCCGGCGGCGATGGCCGCGGCGCGCGAGGCCGGGGTGAGCCCGTCGAGGTTGCTCCTACCGCTGGCTCTGGGCACCCGATTGGGCGGCAACCTCACCTTGATCGCGGGACCGAGCAACCTCATTGCCAGCAGGATCCTGGCGGACCACGGCCTGCGCCCGCTGGGCTTCTTCGAGCTCCTGCCCATCGGGGGACCGTTCCTGCTCGCCGGACTGGCCTTCATCGCGCTGATCGGACGGCGGTGGCTCCCATCCGCGGCTCCGGCGGAGTACCGCCGGCGGCGGAAGTGGAGTGAACTGTACCGGCTCGGGGAGCGTCTCTTCGAGATCTGCGTAGCGCCGAACTCGCCGCTCGCCGGCAGGACGCTGGAGGAGGCGGCGCTGGGCTCGGCCTGGGGTGTGACGGTGCTGAGTATCACCCGACACCGCCGGCGGGTCGTCGCGCCCTCCCCGCAGGACCGGGTGCTGCCCGGGGACCTCCTGCTCGTCCAGGGGCGCCTCGATGATCTCCTGCGCTCCGGCCGCCTCAGCAGGGACGACGTCCGGGAGCGCGACTCCGTCGAAGTCGACGGACTGGAGTCGCCGGAGGTGCGGGTGGTGGAGGTGATTCTCGCGCCGCGCAGCTCCCTGGTGGGCAAGACGCTGCGCGAGGTGGACTTTCGAGAGAAGTACGGGGTCAACGTGCTGGCCATCTGGCGCGAGGGGCGGCCCAGGCGAACCGGACTGGTGGACCTGCCCGTGCAGCTGGGAGACGCGTTGCTGGTCCAGGGACGCCGCGATCGGCTCCGCCTGCTCGGCAACGACCCCGACTTCCTGGTCCTGGAACCGGAGGAGACCCTGCCGCCGCGACCGGCCCGGGCGCCGTGGGCCGTCGGGGCCCTCCTGCTGATGATCCTGCTCGGCACCGCCGGGGTGGAGATCGCCGTCGCCGCGCTCACCGCAGCCGTGGTGGTGGTGGCGGGCTGCCTCTCGGCGGAAGAGGTCTACCAGTTCGTGGACTGGCGGTCGCTGGTCTTCATCGGCGCCATGCTTCCCTTCAGCACCGCCCTCACCGCCACGGGAGCCGCCGACCAGATCGTCAGAGGCGTCCTGGCTGCGGTGGGGGGCGGGACCCTCCCCGCCCTGGTCGTCCTGCTCGCCGTCGGCATCGTCGCCAACCAGGTGATGCCGTCGGTGGCGGCGACCGTGCTCCTGGCGCCTGTCGCCGTGCAGATCGCCTCCACCACCGGCGGCAACCCCCACGCCTTCGTCATGGCGGTGATCGCCGCCACCGGAACCACCTTCACGCCCATCAGCAATCCGGTGAACCTGCTGGTGATGGGACCGGGAGGCTATCGGCTGGCCGATTACGTGCGGCTCGGCCTGCCGCTCGCCTTACTGCTCGGGGGCCTCAGCCTGCTCCTCATCCCCCTCCTCTGGCCCCTCCGCTGA
- a CDS encoding tRNA (adenine-N1)-methyltransferase, giving the protein MRAGPLRAGEPVLLIDRKARRYLITLKGGGSSDLRGGRLPHDDLIGTTEGRYVVSTRGERFLLVRPTLADFVLEMPRGAQVIYPKDLSVILLAADIYPGATVLEAGTGSGALTMALLRAVGADGRVYSYEVREEFARTARRNIEQYLGPAPQLVMRTQDIYEGIVDRPLDRIVLDVPEPWRAVPHAAGALREGGIFLSYLPTVPQVMELVRTLRAARVFALIETTETLLRPWNIDGASVRPAHRMVGHTAFITTARRIRPAAEGPVSAEGPEEGDEEQAEAPEQ; this is encoded by the coding sequence ATGCGCGCTGGTCCCCTCCGCGCCGGCGAGCCGGTACTCCTCATCGACCGCAAGGCCCGGCGGTATCTGATCACCCTGAAGGGCGGCGGCAGCAGCGACCTGCGCGGCGGCAGGCTTCCCCACGACGACCTCATCGGCACCACGGAGGGCCGCTACGTCGTCTCCACCCGGGGCGAGCGGTTCCTGCTGGTGCGCCCCACGCTCGCCGACTTCGTCCTGGAGATGCCGCGGGGCGCGCAGGTGATCTACCCCAAGGATCTCAGCGTGATCCTGCTGGCGGCGGACATCTACCCCGGCGCGACCGTGCTGGAAGCGGGCACCGGCTCGGGGGCCCTGACGATGGCGCTGCTGCGGGCCGTGGGGGCGGACGGGCGGGTCTACTCCTACGAGGTGCGCGAGGAGTTCGCCCGGACGGCCCGGCGGAACATCGAGCAGTACCTGGGGCCGGCGCCCCAGCTGGTGATGCGGACCCAGGATATCTATGAGGGCATTGTGGACCGTCCGCTGGACCGGATCGTCCTTGACGTCCCCGAGCCCTGGCGCGCCGTGCCCCACGCGGCCGGCGCGCTGCGCGAGGGGGGGATCTTCCTCTCGTACCTGCCGACGGTACCGCAGGTGATGGAGCTGGTCCGGACCCTGCGGGCCGCCCGGGTCTTCGCCCTGATCGAGACCACCGAGACCCTGCTGCGTCCCTGGAACATCGACGGAGCCAGCGTCCGCCCGGCCCACCGCATGGTCGGGCACACGGCCTTCATCACCACCGCCCGCCGGATCCGTCCCGCGGCGGAGGGCCCGGTCTCAGCGGAGGGGCCAGAGGAGGGGGATGAGGAGCAGGCTGAGGCCCCCGAGCAGTAA
- the lysA gene encoding diaminopimelate decarboxylase, whose product MRTVPPHGFPVNAAGHLTVGGVDALELAGEYGTPLHVLDEDRLRANCREYRDLLRQAYPRSRVVFASKALCVGATCQIAHQEGLGIDVASGGELYTARRAGIPAEDLVFHGNNKTPEEISYALRERVGRFVVDNEDELSLLDELTARTGTTADILLRITPGIEPHTHRAVQTGGVDSKFGFALADGAADRAAARAAALDRVRLRGLHAHVGSQVCDLEPFRLEAAALVEFAARLRDALAIAVEELNLGGGLGIRYLSSDEPPSKAAYIRTLVDTVRAKVEAHRLTPPTLYIEPGRSIVGDAGVTLYRVGGVKTIPGVRTYVTVDGGMYENPRPALYGARYEAVLAAQPLAGPVQTVALAGRCCESGDVLIWEARLPEVRRGDILAVFSTGAYHYSMASNYNRFPRPAVVLAGGGRARVIVEREDYDDLVRKDVLL is encoded by the coding sequence ATGCGCACCGTTCCGCCCCACGGCTTTCCGGTCAACGCCGCGGGCCATCTCACCGTGGGCGGCGTGGACGCGCTGGAGCTGGCCGGGGAGTACGGGACCCCCCTGCACGTCCTCGACGAAGATCGCCTGCGCGCCAACTGCCGCGAGTACCGGGACCTGCTGAGACAGGCCTATCCCCGCAGCCGCGTGGTCTTCGCCTCCAAGGCGTTGTGCGTGGGCGCGACCTGTCAGATCGCCCATCAGGAAGGCCTGGGGATCGACGTGGCCTCCGGCGGCGAGCTCTACACGGCGCGGCGCGCCGGCATTCCCGCCGAGGACCTGGTCTTCCACGGCAACAACAAGACGCCGGAGGAGATCAGCTACGCCCTGCGGGAGCGGGTCGGCCGGTTCGTCGTGGACAATGAGGACGAGCTGAGCCTGCTGGACGAGCTCACGGCCAGGACGGGGACCACGGCCGACATCCTGCTGCGGATCACCCCGGGGATCGAGCCGCACACCCACCGGGCCGTCCAGACCGGCGGAGTGGACTCCAAGTTCGGCTTCGCCCTGGCCGACGGGGCGGCCGACCGGGCCGCCGCGCGGGCGGCCGCCCTGGACCGCGTGCGGCTGCGGGGCCTGCACGCGCACGTCGGCTCGCAGGTGTGCGATCTGGAGCCGTTCCGTCTGGAGGCCGCGGCATTGGTGGAGTTTGCCGCGCGTCTGCGGGATGCCCTGGCCATCGCCGTGGAAGAACTCAACCTGGGCGGCGGGCTGGGCATCCGGTACCTCTCCAGCGATGAGCCGCCGTCCAAGGCGGCCTATATCCGCACTCTGGTGGACACCGTGCGGGCGAAGGTCGAGGCGCACCGTCTGACCCCGCCGACGCTCTACATCGAACCCGGTCGCTCCATCGTGGGAGACGCCGGAGTGACCCTGTATCGGGTGGGCGGGGTCAAGACAATCCCGGGCGTCCGCACCTATGTGACGGTGGACGGGGGGATGTACGAGAATCCGCGTCCCGCCCTCTACGGGGCGCGGTACGAGGCGGTCCTGGCCGCCCAGCCCCTGGCCGGGCCGGTGCAGACCGTGGCCCTGGCCGGACGGTGCTGCGAGTCCGGCGACGTCCTGATCTGGGAGGCCCGCCTGCCCGAAGTGCGCCGGGGCGACATCCTGGCCGTGTTCAGCACCGGCGCCTACCACTACTCCATGGCCAGCAACTACAACCGCTTCCCGCGCCCGGCGGTGGTCCTGGCCGGGGGCGGCCGGGCACGGGTCATCGTGGAACGGGAGGACTACGACGACCTGGTCCGCAAGGACGTTCTCCTCTAG
- a CDS encoding acetyl-CoA C-acyltransferase, translated as MRDVVILSAVRTPVGRFLGGLAGIPAPRLGSIAIAEAVRRAGLTPADVDEVIMGNVLSAGLGQAPARQAALFAGLPHSVPATTVNKMCGSGLKAVMLAHQAIAVGDADLAVAGGMENMSAAPYLLSKARSGYRLGDGTVTDVILRDGLVDVYRNIHMGNCAELLAREYRISRQEQDDFARLSYSRAIAAMDSGAFADELVRVEGAPGQGEPAVVAEDEEPRRVKFEKIAQLRPAFEEGGTVTAANASSISDGAAAVVVAATDVARTRGLRPMARIVGQAGAALAPEWFTIAPAHATRKLLEKIGWSISDVDLFEINEAFAAVVIGVCRDLGLPYERVNVHGGAVALGHPIGASGARILTTLLYAMARHEARRGVASICLAGGEAVALAVERL; from the coding sequence ATGCGCGACGTCGTGATCCTGAGCGCGGTGCGGACTCCGGTGGGACGATTCCTGGGCGGGCTGGCCGGCATTCCCGCCCCCCGGCTCGGCAGCATCGCCATCGCCGAAGCGGTGCGGCGCGCGGGTCTGACCCCGGCCGATGTGGACGAGGTCATCATGGGCAATGTCTTGAGCGCCGGGCTCGGCCAGGCGCCCGCCCGCCAGGCCGCGCTGTTCGCCGGACTGCCCCACTCCGTCCCCGCGACTACGGTGAACAAGATGTGTGGCTCGGGCCTGAAAGCGGTGATGCTCGCCCATCAAGCCATTGCCGTGGGTGACGCCGACCTCGCGGTGGCCGGCGGGATGGAGAATATGAGCGCCGCGCCCTACCTCCTGTCCAAAGCGCGATCCGGATACCGCCTCGGTGACGGGACGGTCACCGACGTCATTCTGCGGGACGGGCTCGTCGACGTCTACCGGAACATCCACATGGGCAACTGCGCGGAGCTGTTGGCCCGCGAGTATCGCATCTCGCGGCAGGAGCAGGACGACTTCGCCCGCCTCAGCTACTCGCGCGCCATCGCCGCGATGGACTCCGGCGCCTTCGCCGACGAACTGGTCAGGGTCGAGGGGGCGCCGGGCCAGGGCGAACCGGCGGTCGTCGCCGAAGACGAGGAACCGCGCCGGGTGAAGTTCGAGAAGATCGCGCAGCTGCGGCCCGCCTTCGAGGAAGGCGGGACCGTCACCGCGGCGAACGCCAGCAGCATCAGTGACGGAGCCGCGGCCGTGGTCGTGGCTGCCACCGACGTGGCCAGGACCAGAGGCCTCCGCCCGATGGCCCGCATCGTGGGCCAGGCCGGCGCGGCGCTGGCTCCGGAGTGGTTCACCATCGCGCCGGCCCACGCCACGCGGAAGCTGCTGGAGAAGATCGGCTGGTCGATAAGCGACGTCGACCTCTTCGAGATCAACGAGGCCTTCGCCGCGGTGGTCATCGGGGTGTGCCGCGACCTCGGGCTGCCCTATGAGCGGGTGAACGTCCACGGCGGCGCGGTGGCCCTCGGTCATCCCATCGGGGCCAGCGGGGCGCGGATCCTGACCACGCTGCTGTACGCCATGGCGCGGCATGAGGCGCGGCGGGGGGTGGCCTCGATCTGTCTCGCCGGCGGAGAGGCGGTGGCGCTGGCCGTGGAACGCCTCTAG